The genomic stretch TCGTTTCGCCTCTTCATCTCCAGCCTCAATTCGGGTTGCTAATTGAATTTCATCTTTTGCAGAAAGAAGATCCACACGACCAATTTCTTTTAAATACATACGAACAGGGTCATTTATCTTAACGCCTGGAGGCACACTTAAATCATTAAGATCAAATTCCTCCTCCTTAGACAGCTGTTGGACGTTTGGATCATCTTCTGACTCGCCATTAACTTCTATGCCCTGCTCCCCCAAGTATTCATAGAACTCATCCATTTGATAAGATTCCAATTCAAAGCCGGCCATTTTCTCAGCCACTTCTTCATAAGTGATAGAGCCTCTTTTTTTGCCTTGCTCGGTAAGCTGCTCCTTCACCTGATCTACTGTTAGTAGTTCACCCTCAACTTCTTTTGAACGAGCTGATTTTTCAGCCATTCGTCCGCCTCCTTCCAGAAAGTGAAGCCGTGTTCCTATGTTCGGCCTGCTTTAGTACAATTACATTTATATAAACTAAATCTATAATAACCTTTGGGATTTCAAACGTCGTTTTTGATCGATGATTTCTTGCCCGATTTGGGCAGCCATCTTAAAGTCCTTACGTCTTTCCGCATCATGCTTTTGTTGCTCTTTTTTATTTATCATTAACCATTCAGGGTGATTCAACACCTGCTGAATGTAGTCATTAAGTTCTTTTTCGGAAATAACCTCGTTCATTTCAAGCATCGCAAGCTCAGATACAAGGGTTTCCAACCTTTGGTCTTTTAAACCTGAAATAAATCTTGAGATATCAATACGATCATTCTCTTCGTAAAAAGCATATAGATAAGTGACAATAGCACTGTGTTCTTCAAGGTTAAAAGCAACACCAAGTTTTTCGTAAACGACGGCAGCATTGTCGGCGCTTTTCAACATATGAGCGATTAAAAACCGCTCTGCATTCTCATATGCCGGTCTTAATTGTGATTTTACTGCGGGACGAGATGTGCCTTTCCATTCTCTCTCTGGAGTTTCTCGCTGCTCTGTCTTAAAGGATGTCTGCCTAGACAATCGCTCAATTTCATTTCGTAACGTCGTATCAGCAATTGAAAATTCGTCAGAAAGCTGTCGAATATAGTGATCTTTTTCGACTTCACTGTCGAGAAGCAGTAAATCCTTAAGAACATGTTCGATATAGGCTAGACGTTCTCCTTCATCTCGAAGGTTTTTCCCTTTTCTTCCTTCGGTCATTTTAAACGCGGTAAGCGTCGAACTGTTTCCGAGAACCTCATTCTTAAAATGCTCCGTTCCATGTGATCGAATACATTCATCTGGATCCATGTTGTCGGGCAACGAGGCAACCCTTACATCGAGACCATTCTCAACAAGAAGATCACCCGCTCTTACAGCGGCTTTTGAGCCTGCTGAATCAGCGTCGTAACAGATGATGACCTGTGATGTGATGCGTTTCAACAACATCACCTGATGCTTCGTTAACGCGGTTCCCAGCGTAGCAATAGCATGCTTAAAACCCGCCTGGTACGCAGTAACAACATCCACATTTCCTTCCATTAGCAACACTTTTTGTTCTTTTTTTATAAATGGGCGTGCTTCTGAAAATCCATATAATTGTTTTCCTTTTTCAAACCAAGGGGTCTCTGTCGTATTTAAATATTTGGGCTCATCCCCGTTTCCAATCGCTCTTCCTCCAAAAGCCATAATCGCTCCTTGTGGATTTGCAATTGGAAACATAACACGATGCCTAAAACGATCAAAGTAACGGGTTTTGTTCTCTGAAAAACCAACAAGACCCGCACGCTGCATAAGAGCTAAATCAAACCCTCGTTTTTCCAAGAATTGCGTTGTCAGCTGCCACGACTCTGGCGCATAGCCTAATCGTAATGCCTGAATGGTTTCTTTTGTCACGCCTCTATCCGTTAAATAAGCGAGCGCCGCTTTGCCTTCATCTGTATGCAGTAACAAGTGGTGATAAAGTTTTGTCACTAAATCATACGCCTCATGTACATTAGTTGTTTCCGGAGATTCTCTTTCTGTTTGTTTATGAGGCCTATCAGGGAGAGCGATAGACGTATTTCTGGCCATCATTTCGACCGCCTCCGCAAACGATACCCCTTTATAATCCATCATAAACTGAAACACATTTCCTCCAGCACCACAGCCAAAACAATGAAAAATCTGTTTGTCCTCAGACACCGAGAAAGACGGCGTATTTTCTCCATGAAAAGGACATAACCCAAAATGATTTTTCCCTTGCTTTTTCAGTTGTACATAATCCCCGATGACATCAACGATATCGACCGACTGACGAACAGCCTCAACTGTTTCATCAGGGATGCGTTGCCCCATTAAACCACCCCCCTCAGACTGTTGACAAACGCTCGCTTTCTTCGTTGCTTTGCCTTGTCCGGTGCTCATTGCCTTATGGCAACTCCGCTCCTCTCAAGTCTTCGCGCCTTGAAAGACAAACGTTTTCAATCAGTCTGACCTCCTGTTGACTAACGCTCGCTTTCTTCGTTGCTTTGCCTTGTCCGGTGCTCATTGCCCTTATGGCAACTCCGCTCCTCTCAAGTCTTCGCGCCTTGAAAGACAAACGTTTTCAATCAGTCTGACCTCCTGTTGACAAACGCTCGCTTTCTTCGTTGCTTTGCCTTGTCCGGTGCTCATTGCCTTATGGCAACTCCGCTCCTCTCAAGTCTTCGCGCTTAGATTAGACAACTGTTTTCAATCAATCTGAACTCCTGCTGACTAACGTTTTCAACCTGCCTGAAATTACTCAGCTTCTCTATCTGCCGCACTCGCTAGCTTTGCAAGCAATGTGTCTAACGCTGTCGCAAAATGAGCCTTGTCACTTTGCTTGATCGCCGTAGGTCCCTTCGAGCGTTGTCCAGCCATTCGTGCCTTCTGAGACAGAAAGCGCTGATTAAGGTGAAGGGTAATGTTGCCCTCATGAATGCTTTTCCCCCTTGATGTCAGCACGTAAACACGCTTAGGCAAGAGCAGACCTGCCAGTCCATAATCGTCAGTAATGGCTACATCATTTTCTGCTACATGATTGACGATATACATATCAGCTGATTCCTTGGCACTATCGACGTATATCCAATGACCTATAGCGGAAGGGGAAAAATGCGAATAAGACGCAACAAAGACAACGCGAATCCCGTATTCCCGTGATACTTGCAATACTTCATCTTTAACGGGACAGGCATCAGCGTCCACAAAAACTGACATCTTTAATTCGTCATAGTTCTCTATTTCTACATCACCTCAAAGATTCCTTCTCGACTCGTTAAGTTTTAAATTTCAGAAATCTGTCGTACAGTGAAGAAACGTTCAATATTTGTCGACTAATGAGCGTCTCCAAGCCACAAACATAATCCAATCATTATAATACATCGAACAAATAAAATCTATTCAGACGCTCAATCCTTTGCATAAAGTTGAATCAGTTTAATGACTCCCCTCCTTACAAATCAAAAGAAAGCCATTCGCCCAAGCGAGTAGAACGGTCATCCCTTAGGACGATTCGTAGCGAATAGACTTCTTTTTACCGTTGATGCCTAAAGAAGTTTTCATGGGAATGCTTTACTTACTTTAAATGCTACATGATTCGTTTCTTTCTCGCGAATAAATGTGAATGCGAAGTTCTCTCACTTTTAGAAGTTTCCCCGAAAATTAATCTCACCTTTTACACTCATGGGATGAAAAGAATAGACGGACATTAGAAACCCATTTACGATAATTATTTGGTTCGCGTATGTTCAATAAAAGATAGGATTAGATTTGCAGTTTCTTCCACAGCTTTATTCGTCACATCAATGACATGACAGCCAATTCGTCCTACGACCTTTTCGAAATAGGCTAACTCTTTATGAATTCTTTCAGGGTCTGCATACCCTGCATTTTCTCTTAATCCTAGCGATTTTAATCGTTCTTTCCGAATGTCATTCAATTTTTCAGGCTGAATCGTCAGACCAATACATTTTGAAGGAGCCACCTTAAACAATTCTGCTGGAGGCGATATTTCAGGTACCATAGGCACATTGGCCACTTTTACCTTTTTATGAGCTAGGTATTGCGACAACGGGGTTTTGCTCGTTCGCGACACACCA from Aureibacillus halotolerans encodes the following:
- the dnaG gene encoding DNA primase — encoded protein: MGQRIPDETVEAVRQSVDIVDVIGDYVQLKKQGKNHFGLCPFHGENTPSFSVSEDKQIFHCFGCGAGGNVFQFMMDYKGVSFAEAVEMMARNTSIALPDRPHKQTERESPETTNVHEAYDLVTKLYHHLLLHTDEGKAALAYLTDRGVTKETIQALRLGYAPESWQLTTQFLEKRGFDLALMQRAGLVGFSENKTRYFDRFRHRVMFPIANPQGAIMAFGGRAIGNGDEPKYLNTTETPWFEKGKQLYGFSEARPFIKKEQKVLLMEGNVDVVTAYQAGFKHAIATLGTALTKHQVMLLKRITSQVIICYDADSAGSKAAVRAGDLLVENGLDVRVASLPDNMDPDECIRSHGTEHFKNEVLGNSSTLTAFKMTEGRKGKNLRDEGERLAYIEHVLKDLLLLDSEVEKDHYIRQLSDEFSIADTTLRNEIERLSRQTSFKTEQRETPEREWKGTSRPAVKSQLRPAYENAERFLIAHMLKSADNAAVVYEKLGVAFNLEEHSAIVTYLYAFYEENDRIDISRFISGLKDQRLETLVSELAMLEMNEVISEKELNDYIQQVLNHPEWLMINKKEQQKHDAERRKDFKMAAQIGQEIIDQKRRLKSQRLL
- a CDS encoding YaiI/YqxD family protein, encoding MSVFVDADACPVKDEVLQVSREYGIRVVFVASYSHFSPSAIGHWIYVDSAKESADMYIVNHVAENDVAITDDYGLAGLLLPKRVYVLTSRGKSIHEGNITLHLNQRFLSQKARMAGQRSKGPTAIKQSDKAHFATALDTLLAKLASAADREAE